One window from the genome of Pseudobdellovibrionaceae bacterium encodes:
- a CDS encoding SDR family oxidoreductase, which translates to MSIDMKLRENSKALVCGASQGIGRAVAIELARAGVTVHAVSRSADKLKDLMDELKDINSLNHQYHCVDFLSPDQLQRFCEAIPQQNFQILICNAGGPKSGPLIDANTEEFLHGFQAHVLTNQKLVQAVLPAMKSGGWGRIVNIISTSVKVPIPNLGVSNTIRGAVAQWAKTLSLELGPHNITVNNVLPGYTETERLEKLSQAAAEKQNLSQEQILNNWRMMTPMRRFATAQEVAWAVQFLCSDQAGYISGINLPVDGGRTGCL; encoded by the coding sequence ATGTCAATAGACATGAAATTGAGAGAGAATTCCAAAGCCTTAGTATGTGGAGCTTCGCAAGGAATTGGCCGAGCTGTGGCCATAGAACTTGCGCGCGCAGGTGTGACCGTTCACGCGGTATCCAGGTCAGCAGATAAACTGAAAGACCTTATGGATGAGCTTAAAGACATCAACTCTTTAAACCATCAATACCACTGCGTTGATTTTTTAAGCCCTGATCAACTTCAACGTTTCTGTGAAGCCATCCCTCAGCAGAACTTTCAAATTTTGATCTGTAATGCAGGAGGACCGAAATCGGGACCACTCATAGATGCCAACACAGAAGAGTTCCTGCATGGCTTTCAGGCACACGTGCTGACCAATCAAAAACTTGTGCAAGCCGTCCTACCTGCGATGAAAAGCGGTGGTTGGGGACGCATTGTAAACATCATCTCGACATCTGTTAAAGTTCCTATTCCTAATTTAGGTGTCTCCAATACCATTCGAGGAGCCGTGGCTCAATGGGCGAAAACTTTAAGCCTTGAACTCGGCCCTCACAATATCACCGTCAACAATGTCTTACCTGGATACACAGAAACAGAACGACTAGAGAAACTCTCTCAGGCTGCCGCAGAAAAACAAAACTTATCCCAAGAACAGATTTTAAATAACTGGCGTATGATGACGCCTATGCGTAGATTTGCCACAGCTCAAGAGGTCGCATGGGCGGTGCAATTTTTATGTTCAGACCAAGCGGGTTACATCTCTGGAATCAATCTTCCTGTTGATGGTGGCAGAACGGGTTGTTTATAA
- a CDS encoding asparaginase has translation MDLKSFPKSPLGNKIEGLPTGRDVDWVPLVDFRRNDVSENTIHGAISWFSGDQCIHSFGGNVLCYGRSMMKPFYIKVFANELDSVLNIEQKAIALASHNGSAQHVKAAQSILSEGEWGLMQTPLDLPLVQFGRQVRRPRRWFNNSSGHHAAILKGARLKGWNRAGYTLPSHPIFQEYLKVIKRYLGEDYKIKRVARDGDGLPTVAMTVNDLAQCYAGLAKNKNEDWIWGAFIEEPDLIGGFNRLDTTVIKSCNRQVIAKEGADGLLGLAIDHPDYKDGLGIVIKIAHGWNPQATWYVARSILGVLGFELRNPYPLRRQKAFVVENIVPPQYLEKLTQIPTWDDWDPDHDRWYFDYNDYTDLF, from the coding sequence ATGGATTTAAAAAGTTTTCCCAAAAGTCCCTTAGGCAACAAAATCGAAGGTTTACCTACGGGGCGCGATGTGGACTGGGTTCCTTTAGTGGACTTCCGTCGCAACGATGTCTCTGAAAACACCATCCACGGCGCCATCTCTTGGTTCTCTGGTGATCAGTGCATTCACTCTTTTGGTGGTAATGTCTTGTGCTACGGACGAAGCATGATGAAGCCTTTTTATATTAAAGTCTTTGCTAACGAACTGGATTCTGTTCTGAACATAGAACAAAAGGCCATTGCTTTGGCCAGTCATAATGGCAGCGCACAACACGTCAAAGCCGCACAGTCTATTTTGAGCGAAGGCGAATGGGGTCTGATGCAGACACCTTTGGATCTCCCCTTAGTGCAATTTGGCAGACAAGTCCGACGTCCGCGCCGATGGTTCAACAACTCTTCAGGTCATCATGCGGCTATCTTAAAGGGGGCTCGTCTTAAAGGTTGGAATCGTGCAGGATACACTTTACCCAGCCACCCCATTTTTCAAGAGTACCTTAAAGTGATCAAACGGTATCTTGGTGAGGACTACAAAATTAAACGTGTCGCTCGAGATGGGGACGGTCTTCCCACGGTCGCCATGACTGTGAATGACCTGGCTCAGTGTTATGCTGGCCTTGCTAAAAATAAAAACGAAGACTGGATTTGGGGAGCGTTTATTGAAGAACCCGATCTTATCGGAGGGTTCAATCGTTTGGATACAACAGTGATTAAATCTTGCAATAGACAGGTCATTGCTAAAGAAGGCGCCGATGGACTTCTGGGACTGGCCATAGATCATCCTGACTACAAAGACGGTCTTGGTATTGTGATCAAAATTGCACACGGCTGGAATCCTCAAGCAACTTGGTACGTAGCGCGTTCTATTTTGGGTGTTTTAGGATTTGAACTCAGAAACCCTTATCCTTTACGACGCCAAAAAGCTTTTGTGGTTGAAAACATTGTTCCGCCTCAATACCTAGAAAAGCTCACGCAGATTCCCACTTGGGATGATTGGGACCCCGATCATGACAGGTGGTACTTTGATTACAACGACTACACGGATTTATTCTAG
- a CDS encoding ATP-binding protein, whose product MKLLTALKNKLSFLILGVVLLAISAAFSVTLLHRLNHTMQLRQQAIRVQSKITALDQRVKEWLLLSLAYNDSPSTELFIKKEMVESSTYELFDDLKERLANDQNSYERLLNLELEWKKINTVLPSHNVLDYFSFETKQLEKAQLDAIGIHGPLIDSNFKLIYVMSTILLILSTFVIGTALILFRREQRLNNQLIDELRVSKDEAQASSRLKSQILATVSHEIRTPLNGIIGMCDILSHRSDLDPRVRKKIQVIMASGQTLTHIINDILNFSKAEAGKIVTNKANFNLFRLCQNIIESLHFQAGQKGVALQLDYEDSLTHHFEGDKELLSQILYNLIGNAVKFTSEGHVRLQISKAGKNKIDIVVEDTGIGIEKESLSKIFEPFYQARNINAKQGTGLGLAICKRLIEMLNGRVSVTSTLGVGTKFHVKLPLVESEVSLVQGTTSPKSEGSKKPPKFIGLRTLIAEDNATNQLIITKMLELLNIDYKIAENGQAALRLVEAETFDCVFMDCQMPVMDGYEATKQIRTKGLKIPIFAMTANAAEENVDQCLAVGMDGFISKPISLNEVIQVLTDNFKDHVLEETVDPEKVTLTTDASMEDSVILTAQTSGLNLNGEGLSFESDQKQHLYCQDSIQETLEKLTQETNESVVLQILDSFKSALGKLSYELHNEIEDLSNLRKVAHKYKSSASLIGADTLAQTLKSIETSRDLQEAKKHVEFIKKILPELTQYLDKNY is encoded by the coding sequence TTGAAATTGCTAACGGCTTTAAAAAATAAACTTTCGTTTTTAATTTTAGGCGTAGTGCTGCTTGCCATATCCGCTGCCTTTTCTGTCACTCTGCTGCACCGCCTGAATCACACCATGCAACTTCGACAGCAGGCCATTCGAGTACAAAGCAAAATCACCGCTCTAGATCAACGGGTCAAAGAGTGGCTGCTTTTAAGTCTTGCTTACAATGATTCTCCCAGCACTGAGCTTTTCATTAAAAAAGAAATGGTAGAAAGCTCTACTTATGAATTGTTTGATGATTTAAAAGAACGTCTGGCCAATGATCAAAATTCTTATGAACGACTTTTGAACCTTGAGCTAGAGTGGAAAAAGATCAACACCGTTTTACCTAGTCATAATGTCTTAGATTATTTTTCTTTTGAAACCAAACAATTAGAAAAGGCTCAGTTGGATGCCATTGGCATTCATGGTCCACTGATTGATAGTAACTTTAAGTTGATCTATGTCATGAGTACGATCTTGCTGATATTATCAACCTTTGTCATTGGTACAGCTTTGATCTTATTCCGTCGAGAGCAACGACTGAACAACCAACTTATTGACGAGCTTCGGGTCTCCAAAGACGAAGCTCAAGCCTCTTCAAGATTAAAGTCTCAAATCTTGGCCACTGTCAGCCATGAGATCAGAACTCCTCTTAATGGTATTATTGGGATGTGTGACATTCTTTCCCATCGCAGTGATCTTGACCCTAGAGTCAGAAAAAAAATTCAAGTGATCATGGCTTCAGGACAGACCCTTACACACATTATCAATGACATCCTCAATTTTTCTAAAGCCGAAGCAGGTAAAATCGTCACCAACAAGGCCAACTTTAACCTTTTTAGATTATGCCAAAATATTATTGAATCTTTACACTTTCAAGCAGGACAAAAAGGTGTGGCTTTGCAATTAGATTATGAAGACTCACTGACTCATCATTTTGAAGGTGATAAAGAACTGCTCTCTCAAATTCTTTATAATCTTATTGGTAATGCCGTTAAGTTTACAAGCGAAGGGCATGTGCGCCTCCAGATTTCAAAAGCAGGAAAAAATAAAATTGATATTGTGGTTGAAGATACAGGGATTGGAATTGAAAAAGAAAGTCTCTCTAAGATCTTTGAACCTTTCTATCAGGCCAGAAATATCAATGCCAAACAAGGTACAGGATTAGGACTTGCCATTTGTAAACGTCTGATTGAAATGCTAAATGGCCGAGTCAGTGTCACTAGCACCTTGGGTGTCGGGACCAAATTTCATGTTAAGCTCCCCTTAGTGGAGTCTGAAGTGTCTTTAGTTCAAGGAACTACATCACCAAAGTCTGAAGGGAGTAAGAAACCGCCAAAATTTATTGGACTCAGAACACTCATTGCCGAAGACAATGCCACCAACCAATTGATCATCACCAAAATGTTAGAACTCCTTAACATCGATTATAAAATTGCTGAGAATGGCCAAGCAGCTCTACGTCTTGTTGAAGCTGAGACCTTTGACTGTGTATTTATGGACTGTCAAATGCCTGTCATGGATGGTTACGAAGCCACAAAGCAGATTCGAACAAAGGGACTTAAAATCCCTATCTTCGCTATGACAGCAAATGCTGCTGAAGAAAACGTGGATCAATGTCTCGCAGTAGGAATGGATGGATTTATTTCTAAACCTATTTCGTTGAACGAAGTGATTCAAGTTTTAACAGATAATTTCAAGGATCATGTCTTAGAAGAAACCGTTGATCCAGAAAAGGTGACACTGACCACGGACGCCTCCATGGAGGATTCTGTGATTCTCACCGCTCAAACCTCTGGACTCAACTTAAATGGTGAGGGCTTAAGCTTTGAAAGCGACCAAAAGCAACACCTCTACTGTCAGGATAGCATCCAAGAGACCCTAGAAAAACTGACCCAAGAAACAAATGAATCTGTGGTGTTACAAATATTAGACTCCTTTAAGTCCGCATTAGGTAAACTGAGTTATGAGCTTCATAATGAGATTGAGGATTTATCCAATTTGCGTAAAGTTGCTCATAAATATAAGTCTTCAGCAAGTCTGATTGGGGCCGATACTTTAGCGCAGACTCTTAAAAGTATTGAGACCTCTAGGGATTTACAAGAGGCCAAGAAGCATGTGGAATTTATTAAAAAAATCTTACCTGAATTGACTCAATATCTGGATAAGAACTATTAA
- a CDS encoding acetyl-CoA C-acetyltransferase has protein sequence MSSNQQKVVLVGSSRTPFVRSFGKYAKLKNKDLLTATLVDLIKKLKLEGKLLDDVIGGSVIKSTLDFNLVRECVLSTELDPTTPGLDVQRACGTSLEAAIILANKIKLGQADAGIACGTDTNSGSPLEISEAYRQWLFKLRGAKSTMAKLQSLLSFKPKFIVPTFPTVNEPRTGLSMGDHCELMAKEWKIKREDQDAFALTSHRNAGAAYTEGFYSDLVFEFQGQKQDQFVRPDSTLEKMASLKPAFDKVNGTLTAANSTPLTDGAAAVMLASEDYAKKHNLPILAYIEDAQSAAVDFVGGEGLLMAPTKAVSILLQRNRMRLQDFDIYEIHEAFAAQVLCTLKAWTDPQYCKDKLGLEGVLGEIDRSKLNLKGSSLALGHPFAATGARMIGAVGKQLSSRANAKALLTACTAGGMGVALIMRSAES, from the coding sequence ATGAGTTCAAATCAGCAAAAGGTAGTGTTAGTAGGTTCAAGCCGTACTCCCTTTGTCAGATCTTTTGGTAAGTATGCAAAGCTAAAAAATAAAGATTTATTAACGGCAACACTTGTAGATTTAATCAAAAAATTAAAATTAGAAGGAAAGCTTTTAGACGATGTCATCGGTGGTTCTGTCATCAAGTCCACACTAGATTTTAATTTGGTGCGTGAATGTGTGCTGTCCACAGAACTCGATCCCACTACGCCAGGTTTAGATGTGCAGAGAGCATGTGGCACAAGTTTGGAAGCAGCCATTATTCTAGCCAATAAAATTAAGCTGGGACAAGCGGATGCGGGTATTGCTTGTGGCACGGACACAAATAGTGGTTCCCCTCTGGAAATATCAGAAGCTTATAGACAGTGGTTGTTTAAATTGCGTGGGGCGAAGTCCACTATGGCGAAGCTGCAAAGCCTATTGTCATTTAAACCTAAATTTATCGTTCCTACTTTTCCCACAGTGAATGAACCTCGCACAGGTTTAAGCATGGGCGATCATTGCGAACTTATGGCTAAAGAATGGAAGATCAAACGTGAGGACCAAGATGCCTTTGCATTAACCAGTCATCGTAATGCGGGCGCGGCTTATACAGAAGGATTTTATTCTGACTTAGTATTTGAGTTTCAGGGACAAAAGCAGGATCAATTTGTAAGACCCGACTCCACCTTAGAAAAGATGGCCTCACTTAAGCCCGCTTTTGATAAAGTGAATGGCACATTGACGGCAGCCAATAGTACGCCACTGACAGATGGAGCCGCTGCTGTCATGCTGGCTTCAGAAGACTATGCTAAAAAACATAACCTTCCTATTTTAGCCTATATTGAGGATGCTCAATCAGCAGCCGTTGATTTTGTGGGTGGTGAAGGTTTATTGATGGCTCCCACAAAAGCCGTCAGCATCTTGTTACAAAGAAATCGTATGCGCCTGCAAGATTTTGACATTTATGAAATTCATGAAGCTTTTGCCGCTCAAGTTTTGTGCACACTCAAAGCCTGGACTGATCCTCAATATTGCAAAGACAAGTTGGGCTTAGAGGGTGTGCTTGGAGAAATTGATCGTAGTAAGTTGAATTTAAAAGGAAGTAGCTTAGCTTTGGGACATCCATTTGCGGCCACGGGAGCTAGAATGATTGGAGCTGTGGGTAAGCAATTAAGTTCACGCGCCAATGCGAAGGCTTTGCTCACGGCGTGCACCGCGGGGGGTATGGGTGTGGCCTTGATCATGCGTTCGGCAGAGAGCTAG
- a CDS encoding tRNA U-34 5-methylaminomethyl-2-thiouridine biosynthesis protein: MSGRIVAGLLAPHPPHLVYAENPPQNEPKAECGWENLRWAYERMRHSLSNLEYDVLIVHSPHWRTQIGTHFLGVKNFKSKSVDPIFPHLFRYNYELEVDVDLAEAIEERARNKGLLTKMMKNPDFRVDYGTIVSCHMTDPTWSKPIVGISSVGASTYYSVDVMDDLMRALGEATREAVEASGKRAVLIASHSLSHRHFVDESDIPEDMSKEHIQNHSQYLWDMKMIELMKKGNSKAILDFLPDFTEQTIGETDAGGLAWMLNALGMPQTPAIVHGYGTVIGTGNAVAEWRV; encoded by the coding sequence ATGTCAGGACGAATAGTTGCAGGATTGCTCGCCCCACATCCACCACATTTAGTTTATGCCGAAAACCCTCCGCAGAATGAACCCAAAGCCGAGTGTGGTTGGGAGAACTTGCGTTGGGCGTATGAACGAATGCGCCACAGCTTATCAAACTTAGAATATGACGTACTGATTGTGCACTCACCGCATTGGCGCACACAAATTGGCACTCACTTTTTAGGTGTGAAAAACTTTAAGTCAAAATCTGTCGACCCTATCTTTCCCCACCTGTTTCGTTACAACTATGAATTGGAAGTCGATGTAGACCTTGCAGAAGCGATTGAAGAGCGTGCGCGGAACAAAGGACTACTGACTAAGATGATGAAAAATCCTGATTTTCGTGTGGACTATGGAACCATTGTTTCCTGTCACATGACAGACCCCACATGGTCTAAGCCTATAGTGGGAATCTCATCAGTAGGAGCTTCAACTTATTACAGTGTAGATGTGATGGATGATCTTATGCGCGCGCTTGGCGAGGCCACACGCGAGGCCGTTGAAGCCTCTGGAAAAAGAGCCGTGCTGATTGCTAGCCACTCTTTGTCTCATAGACACTTCGTGGATGAAAGTGACATTCCCGAAGATATGTCTAAAGAACATATACAAAATCACTCCCAGTATTTGTGGGACATGAAGATGATTGAATTGATGAAAAAAGGCAATTCCAAAGCCATTTTGGATTTCTTACCTGACTTTACAGAACAGACTATTGGAGAAACCGATGCAGGGGGACTGGCTTGGATGCTTAATGCTTTGGGTATGCCTCAAACTCCTGCCATCGTACATGGCTATGGCACTGTGATCGGTACAGGAAATGCCGTTGCCGAGTGGAGGGTGTAA
- a CDS encoding aldehyde dehydrogenase yields MTQILNYIHGEFVPAQNNQTLDNYNPTTGEAYSTLPDSDAVDVVFAIQSAKKAFPKWSALSPQDRSTWLHKIADGIEKRFDEFAHAESVDQGKPLWLSKEMDIPRAILNFRFFAEEILKFEHKQIVPAQEGSTLSHVIEKQPIGVASLISPWNLPLYLLTWKIAPCLATGNTAVCKPSEVTPMTAYLLAQVLQEVGLPAGVCNMVFGTGNNVGSTLTSHPGVSLISFTGGTETGRKIAQSSADKFKRLSLEMGGKNAAIILEDADLTKAVPALIRAAFLNQGEICLCIERFFVHEKIYAEFLSEFIKATEKLKVGDPFEDDTFMGPLVSKAHLDKVTLAIERMKQDKAKILFGGTAEVSVTEKNKNGYFFNPTIVEDLSDCSEMQQEEIFGPVASFRSYKNLSEAVKWANTTPYGLCASIWTQDTDKAAKVASHLDVGTVWINCWMKRDLRMPFGGMKDSGLGREGGHYSFDFFTEMKTVCIQI; encoded by the coding sequence GTGACACAGATTTTAAATTACATTCATGGCGAATTTGTTCCTGCTCAAAACAACCAAACCCTAGACAACTATAATCCAACAACAGGTGAAGCATATTCTACCTTACCCGATTCGGATGCGGTGGATGTGGTCTTTGCCATTCAGTCTGCTAAAAAAGCTTTTCCCAAGTGGTCGGCTCTCAGTCCTCAAGATCGCTCAACGTGGCTACATAAAATTGCGGATGGCATTGAGAAGCGATTTGATGAATTTGCACACGCCGAGTCCGTAGATCAAGGAAAACCCTTGTGGCTTTCTAAAGAGATGGATATCCCCAGAGCCATTTTAAATTTTCGTTTCTTTGCAGAAGAAATCTTAAAGTTTGAACACAAACAGATTGTACCTGCACAAGAGGGTTCTACTCTCAGTCACGTTATCGAAAAGCAACCCATAGGTGTGGCAAGCTTGATCTCGCCTTGGAACTTGCCTTTATATTTACTGACTTGGAAGATCGCTCCTTGTCTGGCCACAGGCAACACTGCCGTCTGTAAACCTTCTGAGGTGACACCCATGACGGCCTATCTGCTTGCACAAGTTTTACAAGAAGTGGGACTACCTGCTGGAGTTTGTAATATGGTGTTTGGCACAGGAAACAACGTGGGGTCCACTCTGACTTCACATCCTGGTGTATCTTTAATTTCATTTACAGGTGGGACTGAAACTGGGCGAAAAATTGCACAAAGCAGCGCAGATAAGTTTAAAAGACTAAGCCTTGAAATGGGTGGGAAAAATGCCGCCATCATCTTAGAGGACGCAGACCTTACCAAAGCTGTACCCGCTTTGATCCGTGCCGCTTTTTTAAATCAAGGCGAAATCTGTTTATGTATCGAACGATTTTTTGTACATGAAAAAATTTATGCAGAATTTCTATCAGAGTTCATTAAGGCTACTGAAAAACTTAAAGTGGGTGACCCTTTTGAAGACGACACCTTTATGGGACCTTTGGTGTCCAAAGCTCATCTTGATAAAGTCACATTAGCCATTGAGCGAATGAAACAAGATAAGGCCAAAATTCTTTTTGGAGGCACAGCCGAAGTGTCTGTCACTGAGAAAAATAAGAATGGTTACTTTTTTAATCCCACAATTGTAGAAGATCTTTCTGATTGTTCGGAAATGCAACAAGAAGAGATCTTTGGACCAGTTGCAAGCTTTAGGTCTTATAAAAATTTAAGCGAAGCCGTGAAATGGGCCAACACCACACCTTACGGGCTGTGCGCTAGCATTTGGACGCAGGACACAGATAAGGCCGCCAAAGTGGCCAGCCACCTTGATGTAGGCACTGTATGGATCAATTGCTGGATGAAGCGAGACTTAAGAATGCCTTTTGGTGGAATGAAAGACTCGGGTCTTGGTCGCGAAGGTGGTCATTACTCTTTTGATTTTTTTACTGAAATGAAAACTGTGTGCATACAGATTTAA
- a CDS encoding RidA family protein — protein MKEIISQKAPEPVGAYPHARKVGDLLFLSGVGPRQRGSKDIPGVILNEFGEVQSYNVAEQTHAVIKNIELVLQDAGATLKDLVDVQVFLINMKQDFPIFNQVYAQYFDVETGPCRTTIEVGALPTPIAVEIKAIARLA, from the coding sequence ATGAAAGAGATCATCAGCCAAAAAGCACCTGAGCCAGTGGGAGCCTATCCTCACGCGCGTAAAGTGGGAGATCTACTTTTCCTTTCAGGAGTAGGCCCCAGACAACGTGGCAGCAAAGATATACCTGGGGTGATCCTAAACGAATTTGGCGAGGTTCAAAGCTATAATGTCGCAGAGCAGACCCATGCTGTGATTAAAAACATCGAACTGGTATTACAAGATGCGGGAGCCACACTCAAGGACCTCGTCGATGTGCAGGTGTTTTTGATCAATATGAAACAGGACTTCCCTATTTTTAACCAGGTTTATGCCCAATACTTTGATGTTGAAACAGGCCCCTGCAGAACTACGATTGAAGTGGGCGCTCTTCCCACACCTATTGCAGTTGAAATCAAAGCTATTGCTCGCCTAGCGTAA
- a CDS encoding DUF885 domain-containing protein: MNTLKLLLTGLIILSITSCSTAPKKPAWQVQSDRIAQEHVLDFAEIFPEDASELGYQQFDKLGEQPSHQTRLLCFEKLKQWERKLQTLLEDTHSADLRIDLEILLAQTQLDLEHFALDEQERLIAIGRPSQSIFNSLSQLVNEQFSSERQRRAVDRFKHYMSTENKNTYVTDLKQRLLYDKKKYEGKLTAFSYPSAEFINNYLKNTDSFVAGIEELLIKTGRTDWKEEFETFKTEVHEYDLLLKQEILPLVPKRTQLSRKRYELRLKRFGNSTSPENMISEGKKVFQKDYLELKGLAQEIAKKHSLKNNSPAYVTQFLKNSAVKDAHEAKALYQKANQRLESLIKKHDLVTLPQKPLLIRLGSKAESKASPVPHLNIPPLLNNKGETPEFVVPTGESQNELPYDDFSHFGMALALTAHEGRPGHDLQFQHILEKPISIIRAAYAFNSVNVEGWALYAEQIMVPHLNLEEQFSFLQSKMWRVARYFLDPMIHLGQANEKFVIQVLHKQLGLSEALSQTEYDRYSFRMPGQAPSYYQGYHNLVAFKERLEAQIGKMETKCFHDTLLSLGLMPHNRLESLKNNFVDCKHM, encoded by the coding sequence ATGAACACACTTAAACTTCTCCTCACTGGTCTTATTATCTTAAGCATCACCTCTTGCTCAACCGCTCCAAAAAAACCTGCTTGGCAAGTGCAATCTGATCGAATCGCACAAGAGCATGTTTTAGATTTTGCCGAAATCTTTCCCGAGGACGCTTCTGAACTGGGGTATCAACAGTTTGATAAGCTAGGTGAACAGCCTTCGCATCAAACCCGATTGCTCTGTTTTGAAAAATTAAAACAGTGGGAACGCAAACTTCAGACTTTGCTAGAGGACACCCATTCCGCAGACCTGCGCATTGATCTGGAAATTTTACTTGCACAAACACAACTGGATCTGGAGCATTTTGCTTTAGACGAACAAGAACGCCTTATTGCCATTGGGCGTCCCTCGCAATCTATTTTTAATAGCCTGTCACAACTAGTAAATGAACAATTTTCGTCAGAACGACAACGCCGTGCCGTGGACAGATTCAAACACTACATGAGCACTGAAAATAAAAACACCTACGTGACAGACCTGAAACAACGTCTACTTTACGACAAGAAAAAATATGAAGGTAAGCTAACGGCCTTCTCTTATCCCTCAGCAGAATTTATCAATAACTATTTGAAGAACACTGACTCTTTTGTTGCAGGCATTGAAGAGCTTCTTATAAAAACAGGGCGCACCGATTGGAAGGAAGAGTTTGAAACCTTCAAAACAGAGGTTCACGAATATGACCTTCTGTTAAAACAGGAAATTCTGCCCTTAGTGCCCAAGCGCACGCAACTTTCTAGAAAGAGATATGAGTTGCGTCTAAAAAGATTTGGTAACTCGACTTCTCCTGAAAATATGATCAGTGAAGGCAAAAAGGTCTTTCAAAAAGACTATCTTGAACTGAAAGGTTTAGCTCAAGAGATTGCAAAAAAACACAGCCTTAAAAACAACAGTCCTGCGTACGTCACACAGTTTCTTAAAAACTCCGCCGTCAAAGACGCCCACGAAGCTAAAGCGCTTTATCAAAAGGCCAATCAACGTCTGGAAAGTTTAATTAAAAAGCACGACCTAGTGACCTTACCACAAAAACCTTTACTCATTCGTTTAGGCAGTAAGGCCGAAAGCAAAGCCTCACCTGTGCCTCACTTAAATATCCCACCTCTACTCAACAACAAAGGGGAAACCCCTGAATTTGTAGTACCCACTGGAGAAAGCCAAAATGAACTTCCTTACGATGACTTCAGTCATTTTGGAATGGCCCTAGCTTTAACCGCACATGAAGGACGCCCTGGACACGATTTGCAATTCCAACATATTTTAGAAAAACCTATCAGCATTATCCGAGCCGCTTACGCCTTTAATTCCGTCAATGTGGAAGGCTGGGCTCTTTATGCAGAACAGATCATGGTGCCCCATCTTAACCTTGAAGAGCAGTTTAGCTTCTTGCAAAGTAAAATGTGGCGGGTAGCAAGATACTTCTTAGACCCGATGATTCATCTTGGACAAGCCAACGAAAAGTTTGTCATTCAGGTGCTTCATAAGCAGCTGGGCCTTTCTGAAGCCTTATCCCAAACCGAGTACGACCGTTATTCTTTCCGAATGCCTGGACAAGCTCCATCTTACTACCAAGGCTACCATAACCTAGTGGCTTTTAAGGAAAGGCTGGAGGCCCAAATCGGCAAAATGGAAACGAAATGCTTTCACGATACCCTGTTGTCCTTAGGACTAATGCCCCACAACCGCCTAGAAAGCCTTAAAAACAACTTTGTAGACTGTAAGCACATGTAG